In Desulforhopalus sp., a single genomic region encodes these proteins:
- a CDS encoding helix-turn-helix domain-containing protein: MTDHPLPGPMSMVHVDGAKIKRLREEQGLTQLYLATAVHVTTDTISRWENRRYPSIKKENGIKLAEALNVQLADILENEIIAEIAAPPPQSTASQPLSAEKQKSGIYKVWPLLMLSLTLLGVFATFAWFSLSSSPRLVITAERSAPEHCIAGQSFPVLIRITGGPADKATAVVIRENLPANATVLKISPEISGGSKKKDTIKWLKKINETAVFAYVISVNGGKDEQIGFHGTAAISGDPNTAPPIGGSSSVRIGHHHWADTDKDNTISDSEILAVHDRYNEIEGINLDINMIEKMWLGSGYKWNESTQMIEILK, translated from the coding sequence ATGACAGATCATCCGCTGCCTGGCCCAATGAGTATGGTGCACGTTGACGGGGCAAAAATCAAACGTCTGCGTGAAGAGCAAGGATTGACGCAACTCTATTTGGCTACTGCCGTTCATGTCACCACCGATACTATTTCAAGGTGGGAGAACCGGCGTTATCCAAGCATTAAAAAGGAAAACGGTATAAAGCTAGCGGAAGCACTCAACGTTCAGCTGGCGGATATCCTTGAAAATGAAATTATAGCCGAAATCGCCGCACCTCCCCCCCAGTCTACTGCTTCGCAGCCATTATCCGCCGAAAAGCAAAAATCCGGCATTTATAAAGTCTGGCCCCTTTTGATGCTCTCCTTGACGCTCCTCGGAGTCTTTGCGACCTTTGCCTGGTTTTCCTTGTCTTCTTCTCCCCGTCTTGTTATCACCGCCGAACGAAGCGCGCCAGAGCACTGTATCGCGGGACAGTCCTTTCCCGTGCTCATCAGAATTACCGGTGGCCCAGCGGATAAAGCAACTGCCGTCGTTATTAGAGAGAATCTACCGGCAAATGCGACAGTTTTAAAGATATCGCCGGAGATTTCGGGAGGCAGCAAAAAAAAGGATACCATCAAATGGCTAAAAAAAATTAACGAAACCGCTGTATTTGCCTACGTTATCAGCGTAAATGGCGGGAAAGACGAACAAATTGGCTTTCATGGTACTGCCGCAATAAGTGGCGATCCAAACACTGCCCCCCCGATAGGAGGAAGCAGTTCAGTGCGCATAGGTCATCACCACTGGGCCGATACTGATAAAGACAACACCATCAGCGACAGTGAAATTCTCGCAGTACATGACCGTTACAATGAAATTGAGGGAATCAATCTGGATATCAATATGATAGAGAAAATGTGGCTGGGATCGGGGTATAAGTGGAATGAATCGACTCAGATGATCGAAATTTTAAAGTAA
- a CDS encoding RNB domain-containing ribonuclease, giving the protein MIVAGKLIEYLDNGKFVCALVVESQLKRLRLINQNGRELNLPVSRVIHCSNQTHPISENRELLTKQLREAFEKRCSLMNNVNLREVWEVISEDGPHSFTPAFLAELTFGEIANDDSISALLRCVFEDKLFFKYKEGLILANQPEKVEQLQTQLNKEAKRQQLIEKGAEFFTALFTSNSAPEKLGELEEETLKIIRDYYLFGNEATEADLAQKLLKTAGLTKPHDPFHLLVKAGIWSVNENIALLRQELPVNFSLAARQQAELILQRGQEELFDDPGRTDLTYLSPITIDGPTTLDFDDALTVVEQDGNYLVGIHISDVAHYVRPGDPLFFEAMHRGTSIYFPEGQIPMLPRHLSQGICSLIQDETRAALSFMILLSADAEILKVRIFPSIIKVKRRLTYDEVDRMLDTDKEIRLLDMLRRKLRSRRLKKGALLLPFPDVNIFVDHQGKVHVNLSKSDTPARTIVSEMMILANSEAAKYVADRMVPGLFRSQPVLQNRIVFGEDDDLFQNTLQRKNIPRGELSTTAKSHSGLGVSHYTTVTSPIRRLLDLVMQHQLNSIIRRKEPCFTEEMCKDFNSVLTRTLTAAQIVRQQRQRYWLLKYLADRQGQYVDALVIQTNPKRINLLLTDILMDIDLPPPGGKAVSPNMCVKVLIVKSDPLDNVLRLDW; this is encoded by the coding sequence ATGATTGTCGCCGGGAAACTCATAGAATACCTTGATAATGGTAAATTTGTCTGCGCCTTGGTGGTCGAAAGCCAGCTCAAACGGCTTCGCTTGATCAACCAAAATGGCCGAGAACTCAATCTGCCAGTATCCCGGGTTATTCATTGTTCAAACCAAACACACCCTATCAGTGAAAACAGAGAACTCCTCACTAAACAGCTGCGCGAGGCCTTTGAAAAACGCTGTTCTCTGATGAACAACGTCAATTTGCGAGAAGTGTGGGAAGTAATCTCTGAAGATGGCCCTCATTCTTTCACTCCCGCCTTTCTTGCCGAATTGACCTTTGGCGAAATTGCCAATGATGATTCCATTTCCGCCCTCCTTCGCTGTGTATTTGAGGACAAACTCTTCTTTAAGTACAAAGAAGGTCTGATTCTTGCCAACCAACCGGAAAAAGTTGAACAACTGCAGACACAATTGAATAAGGAGGCGAAGCGACAACAACTCATTGAAAAAGGTGCAGAATTTTTCACTGCACTATTCACTTCCAACTCCGCTCCTGAAAAACTTGGAGAGTTGGAGGAGGAAACTCTGAAAATTATTCGTGACTATTATCTTTTTGGTAATGAAGCAACTGAGGCGGATCTCGCCCAAAAATTATTGAAAACCGCAGGACTCACCAAACCGCACGATCCTTTTCATCTGCTCGTCAAGGCCGGCATCTGGTCAGTCAATGAGAATATTGCTCTCCTCCGGCAGGAACTACCCGTCAATTTCTCCCTGGCTGCACGTCAACAGGCCGAACTTATCCTCCAGCGAGGGCAGGAAGAATTATTCGATGACCCAGGCAGAACTGACCTTACCTATCTCTCTCCTATCACCATCGATGGACCGACAACCCTTGACTTCGATGACGCACTAACAGTCGTGGAACAAGATGGCAACTATCTGGTTGGTATTCATATTTCAGATGTAGCCCATTATGTCCGCCCCGGTGATCCACTCTTTTTTGAGGCCATGCATAGAGGCACCTCAATCTATTTCCCGGAGGGCCAGATACCGATGTTGCCCCGCCATCTTTCTCAGGGAATATGCAGCCTGATACAGGATGAAACTCGTGCCGCTTTAAGCTTTATGATCCTGCTCTCAGCAGACGCAGAAATTCTGAAAGTACGAATATTTCCATCAATCATCAAAGTAAAGAGACGACTCACCTATGATGAAGTTGACAGGATGCTTGATACAGACAAGGAGATCCGCCTACTTGATATGCTCCGCCGGAAACTGCGATCACGTCGATTGAAAAAGGGGGCGCTCCTTCTGCCATTTCCCGATGTTAATATTTTTGTTGATCATCAAGGCAAAGTGCATGTCAACCTTTCAAAGAGTGATACCCCGGCAAGAACAATAGTGTCGGAAATGATGATTCTGGCCAACAGCGAAGCCGCAAAATATGTCGCTGATCGTATGGTACCTGGGCTCTTCAGATCACAGCCGGTCCTCCAAAACAGAATCGTTTTTGGAGAAGATGATGATCTGTTCCAAAACACCTTGCAGAGAAAAAACATTCCGCGCGGCGAGCTGTCAACTACCGCAAAATCACACAGCGGCCTCGGCGTGTCACATTACACAACTGTCACATCACCGATCCGCCGGCTCCTTGACTTGGTTATGCAGCACCAGTTAAATTCCATTATCCGTCGCAAAGAACCTTGTTTTACTGAGGAAATGTGCAAGGATTTCAATTCGGTTCTTACTCGAACCCTGACTGCCGCGCAAATCGTTCGCCAACAACGCCAACGTTACTGGCTGCTTAAATATTTGGCCGACCGACAGGGGCAGTACGTTGACGCCTTGGTAATCCAAACCAACCCAAAAAGAATAAATCTTCTGCTCACCGATATTCTCATGGATATAGACCTTCCACCACCAGGTGGTAAAGCTGTAAGCCCGAATATGTGTGTTAAAGTATTGATTGTCAAATCCGATCCGCTTGATAATGTTCTGCGCCTTGATTGGTAA
- the era gene encoding GTPase Era, translating to MKFCPHLFFFSPYYLNYSMNLSEKPVKSGMVAIVGPPNAGKSTLMNHFLGQKISIVTPKPQTTRNRIVGIANEEEYQIVFLDTPGLHQSREPLNIEMAKIAMDSLTEVDLVLFLLDVSLPLPKKLKEEKQAELFSYFQKIKSPAVMVLNKIDLIDRKLVLPMIEAYASLFPFKAIIPISALREDGLEGLRKEILDLLPLGPRLFPEDIPTDASERFLCAEIIREKVFLLTGQEVPYSTAVLIESFKEDESRQLVTIHAAIIVDRDSQKGIVIGKGGQKLKSIGTAARKDMETLLGQKVLLKLWVKVHRNWSEDKRFLRELGF from the coding sequence ATGAAATTTTGCCCACACTTATTCTTCTTCTCTCCATATTATCTTAATTATTCTATGAATCTTTCGGAAAAACCAGTCAAATCAGGGATGGTGGCCATTGTTGGTCCGCCAAATGCCGGGAAATCAACCTTAATGAATCATTTTCTTGGCCAAAAAATTTCTATTGTAACTCCTAAACCGCAGACCACAAGGAACCGAATTGTCGGGATAGCAAATGAAGAAGAGTACCAGATAGTATTTCTTGACACACCAGGACTTCACCAATCCAGGGAGCCCCTCAATATAGAAATGGCGAAGATTGCCATGGACAGTTTAACGGAGGTCGATCTTGTCCTTTTTTTGCTCGATGTTTCACTTCCCCTTCCGAAAAAACTCAAGGAAGAGAAGCAAGCTGAGCTGTTCTCCTATTTTCAAAAGATAAAATCGCCTGCCGTAATGGTTTTAAACAAAATCGATCTTATCGACCGAAAGCTGGTCCTTCCGATGATCGAGGCATACGCCAGTTTGTTCCCATTTAAGGCAATTATTCCAATTTCCGCTCTGCGTGAAGACGGCCTGGAGGGTTTGCGCAAGGAGATTCTTGATTTGTTGCCTCTTGGACCAAGGTTATTTCCTGAGGATATCCCAACCGACGCTTCTGAACGGTTCCTTTGCGCCGAAATTATCAGAGAGAAAGTGTTTCTCCTCACGGGACAGGAAGTTCCATATTCAACTGCAGTTCTCATTGAATCTTTCAAGGAAGATGAGTCAAGGCAACTGGTGACTATTCATGCCGCAATTATAGTCGATAGGGATTCGCAGAAGGGTATTGTTATTGGCAAGGGCGGGCAGAAATTGAAAAGTATTGGAACGGCAGCACGAAAAGACATGGAAACGTTACTTGGCCAAAAGGTTCTGCTGAAACTTTGGGTAAAAGTTCACAGGAACTGGTCAGAGGACAAGCGCTTTCTCAGGGAACTTGGCTTTTAG
- a CDS encoding S41 family peptidase yields MFTSNKYSFSSAVLLLLSLLSLSPPASAEISQADKETTYKQLELFSNILSILQENYVEEINTKEALNGAIRGLLYSLDPHSSYLAPESFKDLQDETRGSFSGIGIEVTIKNDLLTIVSPIADTPADQAGLKANDIILEIDGQKTKNMAPYDAIEKLRGPAGTSVTLSIYREGWDELKKMTIKREIIPIQSVKAEFLSPGLVYSRITKFQSHTSSEFKTKLQQLKNERQIDGLILDLRNNPGGLLHQAVSIADIFLEKGKIVYTKGRRPDQNTVFTAHASGEKRQFPLVLLVNEGSASAAEIVAGAIQAHKRGIIVGMQTFGKGSVQTIIPLPDGAGLRMTTATYYTPDDRSIQALGITPDVEVPFVACAQPEKPKTDKKLMKEADLSNHLPGLLQEKGKKGENIAPKLEERLQQDNQLRTAFNVLKSLTLFSGYNKSEN; encoded by the coding sequence ATGTTCACCTCAAATAAATATTCTTTTTCTTCCGCCGTTCTCCTGTTGCTTAGCCTGTTGTCTTTGAGTCCCCCAGCATCTGCTGAGATTTCTCAGGCAGACAAGGAAACCACCTATAAACAGCTGGAACTCTTCTCCAATATACTGAGCATACTCCAGGAGAATTATGTTGAAGAAATCAATACGAAAGAGGCTCTCAATGGAGCAATCAGGGGGCTTCTTTATTCTCTTGATCCCCACTCCTCTTATCTGGCCCCGGAAAGCTTCAAAGACCTGCAAGATGAAACGCGGGGATCATTTTCCGGAATCGGCATTGAGGTGACGATTAAAAACGATCTTTTAACAATCGTCAGCCCTATTGCCGATACCCCTGCCGATCAAGCCGGCCTTAAAGCCAATGACATAATCCTTGAAATCGACGGTCAAAAAACCAAAAACATGGCTCCCTATGATGCAATTGAAAAACTTCGGGGACCGGCAGGCACCTCAGTGACCCTGTCGATCTACAGAGAGGGATGGGACGAGTTAAAAAAAATGACCATTAAAAGAGAAATAATTCCAATTCAGTCGGTAAAGGCAGAATTTCTCTCCCCGGGCCTCGTCTACTCACGGATCACCAAATTCCAAAGCCATACCAGCAGTGAGTTCAAAACAAAATTGCAACAGCTAAAGAACGAAAGGCAAATAGACGGTCTCATTCTTGATTTGCGCAATAATCCCGGTGGATTATTACATCAGGCCGTAAGTATTGCCGACATATTCCTTGAAAAGGGCAAAATAGTTTACACCAAGGGTCGCCGGCCAGATCAAAATACAGTCTTTACCGCCCATGCCAGCGGTGAGAAGCGCCAATTCCCGCTGGTTCTCTTGGTCAACGAAGGATCGGCAAGTGCAGCGGAAATCGTGGCCGGGGCTATCCAGGCCCATAAACGAGGTATAATCGTCGGCATGCAAACCTTTGGCAAGGGCTCAGTGCAAACAATTATTCCTCTGCCGGACGGTGCAGGCCTGCGCATGACGACGGCCACCTACTACACCCCGGACGATCGATCTATCCAAGCTCTTGGAATTACGCCTGATGTCGAGGTGCCCTTCGTTGCCTGCGCTCAACCGGAAAAACCAAAGACCGATAAAAAACTTATGAAAGAGGCCGATCTATCCAACCATCTGCCTGGTTTATTGCAGGAAAAAGGCAAGAAAGGAGAGAATATTGCGCCTAAATTGGAGGAACGCCTCCAGCAAGACAATCAATTGCGCACTGCCTTCAATGTCTTGAAAAGCCTTACTCTCTTCTCGGGATACAACAAGAGCGAAAACTAA
- a CDS encoding peptidoglycan DD-metalloendopeptidase family protein, with protein MRNQQALIDKKEEALVKIRDDKSRVEEHLKKRISAYYTMGDIGLLNVTFSTQTLPELLTFHDAFDVLIKYDQNLLRVYGDTIKELLRVKSALDLEKSVLQEFINQAIAEKEVLEAAKTEKHILLTQVRTQTKLHKQAMEEMQRASDDLTKSIVAIKSKNQSEDQNFLANKGNLRPPVDGELITLFQQEKVNKLGISRKSLGIELQAPDGTNIVAVSDGEVIFSGYLRGYGNTVIIHHGFQYYTVTARIEKILVTQGQKLKRDEAIGIVGSTATLFDEGIYFEVRHSNQPLDPLIWLNPNRLRTATEQSTAPPDKGSPVQ; from the coding sequence ATGCGCAATCAACAAGCTCTAATCGATAAGAAAGAGGAAGCTCTGGTAAAGATTCGTGACGACAAAAGCAGAGTAGAAGAACATCTGAAAAAAAGAATTTCCGCATACTACACCATGGGTGATATTGGCCTTCTCAATGTAACCTTCTCCACCCAGACCCTTCCCGAACTTCTTACCTTCCACGACGCCTTTGATGTACTCATAAAATATGACCAGAATCTCCTTCGCGTGTATGGAGACACCATCAAAGAGCTTCTGCGAGTAAAATCAGCTCTTGATTTAGAAAAATCGGTTCTCCAGGAATTTATCAATCAGGCAATTGCCGAAAAAGAGGTTTTAGAGGCGGCAAAGACGGAAAAACATATCCTCCTAACCCAAGTTCGTACCCAGACAAAGCTTCACAAGCAAGCGATGGAAGAAATGCAACGGGCCTCCGATGATTTGACGAAGTCCATCGTTGCCATAAAGAGCAAAAACCAAAGTGAAGACCAGAATTTTCTAGCCAACAAAGGCAATCTCCGTCCCCCTGTGGACGGCGAACTCATCACCCTTTTCCAACAAGAAAAGGTTAATAAGCTCGGAATCTCAAGAAAATCTCTTGGCATCGAACTGCAGGCGCCTGATGGGACCAATATTGTCGCCGTTAGTGATGGGGAAGTGATTTTCTCTGGATACTTACGTGGTTATGGCAACACTGTTATAATACACCATGGTTTTCAGTATTACACCGTAACTGCCCGAATCGAAAAAATCCTCGTTACCCAGGGACAAAAGCTAAAACGTGATGAAGCCATCGGAATAGTAGGGAGCACCGCTACCCTCTTTGACGAAGGTATCTACTTTGAGGTTCGCCACTCCAACCAACCACTGGACCCACTCATCTGGCTAAATCCTAACAGATTAAGGACTGCAACTGAGCAATCCACAGCTCCGCCTGACAAAGGAAGTCCTGTTCAATGA
- the ftsX gene encoding permease-like cell division protein FtsX → MSFWFTVFRQVGRNIRQTWASQLMTLLTVSLSVLIFAFFYLIYANMLTFGEKLGDDLSLIVYLEEEAGPELQQQLTKKITTFDEVEKIRFISRAEAYQRFERQLGPNQDVLNDMPKDFLPPSIEVIPLKNLRSLNQVKLFSAYLSRLPGTLKVQYGQDWVERFYYFTKLLSIIVLLSGTLLILTTIFMVAYTIRLTILGRQDELELLKLVGATNNYIRTPFLLEGVLQGIIGSSLGIVSLFILYKWIKLRFSGPSFLNLFEFSFFPPVVSLTIICVSILLCTVGSYSTMQKFLRI, encoded by the coding sequence ATGAGTTTTTGGTTTACTGTCTTCAGGCAGGTTGGCCGCAATATCCGTCAGACATGGGCGTCGCAACTGATGACCCTGCTCACCGTCAGTCTCTCGGTCTTGATATTCGCCTTTTTCTACCTTATTTATGCTAACATGCTAACCTTTGGGGAAAAACTTGGAGACGACCTCAGTCTCATTGTCTACCTCGAAGAAGAAGCAGGCCCTGAACTGCAGCAACAGCTGACGAAAAAAATAACCACCTTTGACGAGGTCGAAAAAATCCGTTTCATTTCAAGAGCGGAAGCATACCAGCGTTTTGAGCGCCAACTCGGGCCAAATCAGGACGTCCTTAATGACATGCCGAAGGATTTCCTGCCTCCTTCAATTGAAGTCATTCCCCTGAAAAATTTGCGGAGCCTCAATCAGGTAAAGCTTTTTTCAGCATATCTCTCGCGCCTCCCGGGTACACTCAAAGTGCAATATGGACAAGATTGGGTGGAGAGATTTTATTATTTCACCAAGCTGCTATCGATTATCGTTCTTCTCAGTGGCACCCTGCTTATCCTGACGACCATCTTTATGGTAGCCTACACCATCCGCCTCACTATACTAGGCCGACAGGATGAGCTAGAACTGCTTAAGCTTGTCGGCGCTACAAATAACTATATCAGAACTCCTTTCCTGCTTGAGGGAGTTCTCCAAGGGATTATTGGTTCTAGTCTTGGGATAGTTTCGCTTTTCATTCTATATAAATGGATAAAGCTACGATTTTCCGGCCCCAGTTTTCTCAATCTTTTTGAATTTTCATTCTTTCCACCTGTGGTCAGTTTAACCATTATCTGCGTTTCAATACTCCTCTGCACTGTTGGCAGCTATTCGACCATGCAGAAGTTTTTACGTATTTGA
- the ftsE gene encoding cell division ATP-binding protein FtsE, with amino-acid sequence MKTNSNNNNEIMIELIKVSKEYPPDVTALKDLSLSIASGEMFFVIGMSGAGKTTLLKLLCSMELPTNGLIEISGRPINQLKGYHLAKLRQKIGVAYQDFKLLTNRTASENIAISMEVSYKKPQIIKKRVRDLLDQLDLADKHDTITGELSRGEQQRVTLARAVANSPTMILVDEPTGNLDAITTERVMNLLNKCNKAGATIVIATHDDSIYRHTSHRVMELRKGRLHSISGELI; translated from the coding sequence ATGAAGACAAATTCGAACAACAACAATGAGATAATGATCGAGCTGATTAAAGTCTCGAAAGAATACCCACCCGATGTTACCGCCTTAAAAGACCTTTCCCTGTCAATAGCCAGTGGCGAGATGTTTTTTGTCATCGGAATGAGCGGGGCTGGCAAAACGACCCTGCTCAAATTACTCTGCAGCATGGAATTGCCAACCAATGGCCTCATTGAAATTTCCGGAAGACCAATCAACCAGCTGAAAGGATACCACCTTGCTAAACTTCGGCAGAAAATAGGTGTAGCGTATCAAGATTTCAAGTTGCTCACTAACAGAACGGCCTCCGAAAATATAGCAATCTCTATGGAGGTATCTTACAAAAAACCGCAAATCATCAAAAAGCGGGTGCGTGATCTGCTTGACCAACTCGACCTTGCTGACAAACATGACACTATTACCGGTGAGTTATCCCGGGGAGAGCAGCAAAGAGTTACACTTGCCCGAGCTGTCGCCAATTCGCCAACAATGATTTTAGTCGACGAACCAACTGGCAACCTCGATGCAATAACCACCGAAAGAGTTATGAATCTTCTTAATAAATGTAATAAAGCCGGGGCAACTATCGTTATAGCCACCCATGATGATTCAATCTATCGCCACACCTCGCACCGAGTAATGGAACTCCGCAAAGGTCGACTACACTCAATCTCCGGAGAACTCATATGA
- the ileS gene encoding isoleucine--tRNA ligase produces the protein MDYRETLNLPQTAFNMKANLAQKEPQVLKRWDKENLYQRIQETAQGKPLFVLHDGPPYANGNIHLGTAFNKILKDIILRSKRMAGFNVPYVPGWDCHGLPIEHNVDKELGEKKNTIPKLSKRSACRKYANKWIKIQKEQFKRLGVLGDWDKPYLTIDYSYEAAIAREFNTFLHSGAVIRNRKPVYWCTTCTTALAEAEVEYADHTSPSVYVKFAAGEDFSDIHPSLTGGKVFFVIWTTTPWTLPANLAIALNPEFIYAAVAVAGEIWIVAKDLVENVMAATEITDFKILGTFVATPFEHRKCRHPFMDRESVLVLADYVTADAGTGCVHTAPGHGADDYQTGLRYGLDILSPVDDKGIYTKDAGPYAGQQIPRVNKIIITDMAASGALLKESAIRHSYPHCWRCKEPVMYRATPQWFISMENNGLRTKALAAIETVQWTPAWGMQRIYSMIEGRPDWCLSRQRSWGVPLTVISCRSCGEIVKSTELVEKIDELFRKEGADAWFSHQLEDFIGNDTTCRKCGSKEFAKEEDILDVWFDSGVSHAAVLEEREELCSPADLYLEGSDQHRGWFHSSLLASTGTRGRAPFKGVLTHGYVVDGQGRKMSKSVGNVVAPGEVIEKYGAEILRLWVASEDYRDDVKVSDEILKQVSDSYRKIRNTIRYFLSNLNDFDPGKHRVADSELAEIDRWALAKFEELKNKITQSYERYEFHAIYQGLNYFCGTTMSAFYLDILKDRLYTSAPDSRARRSAQTVLYDILDGMLRLMSPILCFTAAEAWNVLKGIGENGPLLQEIHFAEFAPAKSIDCDEQMMEKWAKLIKIRSEITKALEIARRDKVIGHSLEAEVLIAAEGEMVGFLSGHWDLIKEISIISELAMAQKDSPVTGIQFASDEIPGMVIQVHPARGEKCERCWIRSTTVGTVTAHPAICERCASVLAEMQL, from the coding sequence ATGGATTACAGGGAAACCCTTAATCTGCCGCAAACCGCCTTTAATATGAAGGCAAATCTTGCCCAGAAGGAGCCTCAGGTTCTGAAAAGATGGGACAAGGAAAATTTATACCAGCGCATTCAGGAAACAGCCCAAGGCAAACCGCTCTTCGTTCTTCATGACGGGCCTCCATATGCCAATGGCAATATTCACCTGGGTACTGCCTTTAATAAAATACTCAAGGATATCATTCTCCGATCAAAAAGAATGGCCGGTTTTAACGTTCCCTATGTTCCGGGGTGGGATTGTCATGGTCTGCCGATAGAGCATAACGTTGACAAGGAACTTGGCGAGAAAAAGAACACTATCCCTAAACTGTCAAAACGCAGTGCCTGTCGCAAATACGCTAATAAATGGATAAAAATCCAAAAAGAACAGTTTAAGAGACTCGGTGTTTTAGGTGATTGGGATAAACCGTATCTCACTATCGATTATTCGTACGAGGCGGCCATCGCCAGGGAATTTAACACCTTCCTACACTCAGGGGCAGTAATTCGCAATCGTAAGCCAGTTTATTGGTGTACCACCTGTACCACCGCTTTGGCCGAGGCTGAGGTTGAATATGCCGATCATACCTCGCCTTCCGTGTACGTTAAATTTGCGGCAGGGGAGGATTTTTCCGATATCCATCCATCCCTGACTGGCGGCAAGGTTTTCTTCGTTATCTGGACGACCACCCCCTGGACCCTTCCAGCCAATCTCGCCATTGCCCTCAATCCTGAATTCATTTATGCGGCTGTGGCTGTTGCCGGTGAGATCTGGATCGTGGCGAAAGATCTGGTAGAAAATGTAATGGCCGCAACGGAGATCACGGATTTCAAGATACTAGGCACATTCGTCGCAACGCCTTTTGAGCATCGTAAATGCCGGCATCCTTTTATGGACAGAGAATCTGTCTTGGTGCTCGCTGACTATGTCACCGCCGATGCCGGTACCGGCTGTGTCCATACCGCGCCTGGGCACGGTGCGGACGACTATCAGACCGGCCTGAGATACGGTCTGGATATCCTGTCGCCGGTTGACGACAAGGGAATATACACTAAAGACGCCGGACCCTATGCCGGACAGCAAATACCGCGGGTTAATAAGATAATAATCACCGACATGGCGGCCTCTGGAGCACTGTTGAAGGAAAGTGCCATCAGACACAGTTATCCGCATTGTTGGCGGTGCAAAGAACCGGTTATGTACCGGGCCACGCCGCAGTGGTTTATTTCCATGGAAAACAATGGATTGCGGACAAAGGCCCTGGCAGCCATAGAGACCGTGCAATGGACTCCGGCTTGGGGCATGCAGCGCATCTACTCGATGATTGAAGGTCGACCTGACTGGTGCCTTTCCCGCCAACGAAGTTGGGGCGTGCCGCTCACAGTGATTAGCTGCCGATCTTGCGGTGAGATCGTCAAGTCAACGGAGCTTGTTGAAAAGATAGACGAACTCTTCAGAAAAGAAGGGGCTGATGCCTGGTTTAGCCATCAACTAGAAGATTTTATAGGTAATGATACCACCTGTCGAAAGTGTGGCTCAAAAGAGTTTGCCAAAGAAGAAGACATCCTCGATGTCTGGTTTGACTCCGGGGTGAGCCATGCCGCTGTTTTAGAGGAGCGAGAGGAACTGTGCTCGCCGGCGGATCTCTATCTGGAGGGTAGCGACCAGCATAGAGGCTGGTTCCATAGCTCCCTGTTGGCCTCTACCGGAACCCGAGGGCGTGCACCCTTTAAAGGTGTTTTAACCCATGGATACGTCGTCGATGGTCAAGGGCGAAAGATGTCCAAATCGGTTGGAAATGTCGTTGCTCCTGGGGAGGTAATTGAAAAATATGGCGCCGAGATTCTCAGGCTGTGGGTTGCAAGCGAAGATTACCGCGATGATGTCAAGGTTTCCGACGAAATTCTCAAGCAGGTTTCCGATTCCTATCGCAAGATTCGCAATACAATTCGCTATTTCTTAAGTAATCTAAATGACTTCGATCCAGGAAAACACCGGGTTGCAGACAGCGAACTGGCTGAGATTGATCGATGGGCCCTGGCCAAATTCGAGGAACTGAAAAACAAGATCACCCAGAGTTATGAGCGGTATGAATTTCACGCCATCTATCAAGGGCTGAACTATTTTTGCGGCACCACCATGAGTGCCTTCTATCTCGATATCTTGAAAGACAGGCTGTACACCTCAGCCCCCGATTCAAGGGCAAGACGGTCGGCGCAAACGGTTTTGTATGATATCCTCGATGGCATGTTACGTCTGATGAGCCCCATTCTCTGTTTTACCGCCGCAGAGGCTTGGAATGTCCTCAAAGGGATTGGCGAGAATGGACCTCTTTTGCAGGAGATTCATTTTGCTGAATTTGCCCCAGCAAAGTCTATCGATTGTGACGAGCAAATGATGGAAAAATGGGCGAAACTTATCAAAATTCGCTCAGAGATTACCAAGGCCCTGGAAATAGCCCGTCGTGACAAAGTGATTGGCCATTCTTTAGAGGCAGAGGTTCTCATTGCCGCTGAAGGCGAGATGGTCG